The Prevotella fusca JCM 17724 genome includes a window with the following:
- the nth gene encoding endonuclease III, whose translation MTRKERYTYVLDYFRKHVGHVTTELNFGSAFQLLCATLLSAQCTDKRINAITPDLFRHYPDAKAMSEATAEEIFEYVKSVSYPNSKAKHLVEMSKMLVEEFNGVVPSEASALVTLPGVGRKTANVIQAVWFGKPTLAVDTHVYRVSHRLGLVPSTANTPRKVEDYLMKNIPTEEVSDAHHWILLHGRYVCKSAKPDCEHCPFDEICPKRLENSKL comes from the coding sequence ATGACAAGAAAAGAACGATATACTTATGTTTTGGATTACTTCCGCAAGCATGTAGGACATGTAACAACTGAGCTTAATTTTGGTTCTGCCTTCCAACTTCTTTGTGCAACACTGCTTTCTGCCCAATGTACGGACAAGCGTATCAATGCGATTACACCAGATTTGTTCCGTCATTACCCGGATGCGAAAGCCATGTCGGAGGCAACGGCCGAGGAAATCTTTGAATATGTGAAGAGTGTTTCTTATCCTAATTCAAAGGCGAAGCATCTGGTTGAGATGTCGAAGATGTTGGTTGAGGAATTTAACGGTGTGGTTCCTTCTGAAGCCAGTGCACTCGTTACACTGCCGGGTGTAGGTCGCAAGACGGCAAATGTCATACAGGCAGTGTGGTTTGGTAAGCCGACACTCGCTGTTGATACGCATGTCTATCGTGTCAGTCATCGTTTGGGACTTGTTCCGTCAACAGCAAATACTCCTCGTAAGGTGGAGGATTATCTGATGAAGAATATTCCAACAGAGGAGGTTTCGGATGCACATCATTGGATACTGCTGCATGGTCGTTATGTCTGTAAGAGTGCAAAGCCTGATTGTGAGCATTGTCCTTTTGATGAAATATGTCCAAAGCGATTGGAGAATAGCAAACTGTAA